The following coding sequences lie in one Helicobacter sp. MIT 21-1697 genomic window:
- a CDS encoding alpha-1,2-fucosyltransferase, with protein MCQAQNSVFIHIRRGDYCTHSWQVDLSYYKKAVATIASKINNPQFFLFCADREFARNLDLGYPFVDMTTENITADNHYEDLTLMAHCQHGIVANSTYSWWAAYLISNPQKIIIAPTPWLLGNDEIICADWIKIEAAREVAL; from the coding sequence ATTTGCCAAGCTCAAAACAGCGTTTTTATCCACATCAGACGCGGTGATTATTGCACACATTCGTGGCAGGTGGATTTAAGCTATTATAAAAAAGCAGTGGCTACCATTGCAAGCAAGATAAATAATCCTCAATTTTTCCTCTTTTGTGCAGATAGAGAGTTTGCACGAAATCTTGATTTGGGCTATCCCTTTGTGGATATGACGACTGAAAATATTACCGCAGATAATCATTATGAGGACTTAACGCTTATGGCGCATTGCCAACACGGCATTGTGGCAAACAGCACTTATTCGTGGTGGGCAGCTTATCTCATCAGTAATCCCCAAAAAATCATCATCGCCCCCACCCCTTGGCTACTTGGTAACGATGAGATAATTTGTGCAGATTGGATTAAAATAGAAGCGGCAAGAGAGGTGGCATTATGA
- a CDS encoding GT-D fold domain-containing glycosyltransferase, whose amino-acid sequence MKYSLRTFIRNLRYLWRYNLKEIDNKLHDLFKSAPTSDYFYNFAEMLRDEIKNDFDTITPPIVKDNFETLQILLDSQKSFIRFGDGEYILMEGGSIGFQKYDKNLAQTLQEIITSQDENLLIGLGYSLFHAPTENSRSPWFRYTWVAENYHIIKKYLVPHKVYGATDISQVYAGYKEYDFERHYALLKQLFIGKKILVICGDKVLANAQYSIFEECKDIAYLYGATKHAYEGIGTLRRQILNFSKDYVLLFALGPAGKALGYEMFKLGYRVLDIGHSIKDYDAYKRRMQMDKKGVAQFFAPDE is encoded by the coding sequence ATGAAATACTCTCTTAGGACTTTTATTCGCAATCTCCGCTATTTGTGGCGATATAACCTCAAAGAAATAGATAATAAATTGCACGATTTATTCAAATCTGCTCCCACATCGGATTATTTTTATAATTTTGCAGAGATGTTAAGAGATGAAATCAAAAATGATTTTGACACGATTACCCCGCCGATTGTCAAAGATAATTTTGAGACTTTGCAGATTTTATTAGATTCTCAAAAAAGCTTTATTCGCTTTGGTGATGGGGAATATATCTTAATGGAGGGAGGTAGCATAGGATTCCAAAAATATGATAAAAATCTTGCTCAAACTCTGCAAGAAATCATCACTTCACAAGATGAAAATCTGCTCATTGGCTTAGGTTATAGCTTGTTTCACGCACCTACTGAAAATTCGCGTTCCCCGTGGTTTAGATACACTTGGGTAGCAGAGAATTATCATATCATCAAAAAATACCTTGTGCCTCATAAAGTGTATGGTGCGACAGATATAAGTCAAGTTTATGCAGGATATAAAGAATACGATTTTGAGCGACACTATGCGCTACTCAAACAACTTTTTATAGGTAAAAAAATCTTAGTGATTTGCGGAGATAAGGTGTTGGCAAATGCGCAATATAGTATTTTTGAGGAGTGTAAAGACATTGCCTATCTCTATGGAGCGACTAAACACGCTTACGAGGGTATAGGCACATTAAGGAGACAGATTCTTAACTTTAGCAAGGACTATGTGCTTCTTTTTGCACTCGGTCCTGCGGGTAAGGCTTTGGGCTATGAGATGTTTAAGCTAGGCTATCGTGTGCTTGATATTGGACATAGTATTAAAGATTATGACGCCTATAAACGCAGGATGCAAATGGATAAAAAAGGTGTAGCACAATTTTTCGCTCCTGATGAGTGA
- a CDS encoding DUF2972 domain-containing protein: protein MQYGAYNPHTQESYFSHSPCLDKIESYIAKAQKQDEFHSWFILNELLTSLPHITQKHYVDMSEITKDRAFETMKRLSHIFGFETPKEVDKHLFEEQAYAHLYFILPLHLCLVLQDCQITLTLAKNAKDIDITDKIMPPSYQNNPDLENCKVYVKTHKEVQMIQSHFEMIQRELIATLEALLHIVVTKKQQALSEKDILEYFASHPQIAKNFKALCDKDLQDLKRERADIIESWTHYQAFESLCEKLP, encoded by the coding sequence TTGCAATATGGTGCTTACAATCCCCACACACAAGAATCTTACTTCTCACACTCTCCCTGCCTTGATAAAATAGAATCCTATATCGCTAAAGCACAAAAGCAAGATGAATTTCATTCGTGGTTTATTCTTAATGAACTGCTCACATCTTTGCCACATATCACGCAAAAGCACTATGTGGATATGAGCGAAATTACTAAAGACAGAGCTTTTGAGACGATGAAAAGGCTAAGCCACATTTTTGGCTTTGAAACACCTAAAGAGGTGGATAAACATCTCTTTGAGGAGCAAGCCTATGCGCATTTGTATTTTATTTTGCCTTTGCACCTTTGTCTTGTGCTGCAAGATTGCCAAATCACCCTTACGCTTGCAAAAAATGCAAAAGACATAGACATTACCGATAAAATAATGCCACCCTCCTATCAAAACAATCCCGACTTGGAAAATTGCAAAGTCTATGTCAAAACGCATAAAGAAGTGCAAATGATTCAATCACATTTTGAGATGATTCAGCGCGAGCTTATAGCGACACTAGAGGCACTTTTGCACATCGTGGTAACCAAAAAACAACAAGCCTTAAGCGAAAAGGATATTTTAGAGTATTTTGCTTCACACCCACAAATAGCAAAGAATTTTAAAGCTCTTTGTGATAAGGACTTGCAGGATTTAAAGCGTGAGAGAGCAGACATTATAGAATCTTGGACACATTATCAGGCTTTTGAATCCTTATGTGAAAAACTGCCTTAA